The following proteins come from a genomic window of Candidatus Bostrichicola ureolyticus:
- the rsmH gene encoding 16S rRNA (cytosine(1402)-N(4))-methyltransferase RsmH: MNNYYHKPAFLNEIKNLITDPEGIYIDATFGSGGHSAMILNNIGINGSILAFDKDEEAIYNNIIKDKRLKLFHENFKYIKNELLYNNINYVSGIIVDLGMSSCQLDNPKRGFSIRFNNQLDMRMNCRSNISAKTIINNYSEQKLTNLFYEYGNIINAKKIAKKIVEKRKDKNIITTFELIDSIKSEIPKYKKNKFLAKLFQSIRIEVNNEIEELKYLLIQSLDILKIGCRIAIISYHSVEDRIVKSFFKSGTFDGIQNEDLFGNKKKPFKYITKILLPNKTEIKENSRIRSARLRMVEKL, encoded by the coding sequence ATGAATAATTATTATCATAAACCTGCGTTTTTAAACGAAATAAAAAATTTAATTACTGATCCAGAAGGTATTTATATTGATGCTACTTTTGGTAGTGGTGGACATTCTGCAATGATATTAAATAATATAGGAATAAATGGATCTATTTTAGCTTTTGATAAAGATGAAGAAGCTATATATAATAATATTATAAAAGATAAAAGATTGAAATTATTTCATGAAAATTTTAAATATATAAAAAATGAATTGTTATATAATAACATTAATTATGTATCAGGAATTATAGTTGATTTAGGTATGAGTTCATGTCAATTAGATAATCCAAAAAGAGGATTTTCTATACGATTTAATAATCAATTAGATATGAGAATGAATTGTCGTTCTAATATTTCAGCAAAAACAATAATAAATAATTATTCTGAACAAAAATTAACTAATTTATTTTATGAATATGGAAATATTATAAATGCTAAAAAAATTGCTAAAAAAATTGTAGAAAAAAGAAAAGACAAAAATATCATAACAACATTTGAATTAATTGATTCCATTAAATCAGAAATACCTAAATATAAAAAAAATAAATTTTTAGCTAAATTATTTCAATCAATACGAATTGAAGTAAATAACGAAATTGAAGAATTAAAATATTTATTAATACAATCATTAGATATTTTAAAAATTGGATGTAGAATTGCTATTATATCATATCATTCTGTTGAAGATAGAATAGTAAAATCTTTTTTTAAAAGTGGTACATTTGATGGAATTCAAAACGAAGATTTATTTGGCAATAAAAAAAAACCATTCAAATATATTACTAAAATATTATTACCTAATAAAACAGAAATTAAAGAAAATTCTAGAATACGTAGTGCTAGGTTAAGAATGGTAGAAAAACTTTAA
- a CDS encoding iron-sulfur cluster assembly protein, which yields MLSNINKDLYNNIISVLKTIYDPELHINIYELGLIYDIDIINNDNNNVDIKITMTLTSPNCPIADSFLTEIKNKINNINGINNVIINLIFEPKWNKEMMSEEAKLELGLL from the coding sequence ATGTTATCCAATATTAATAAAGATTTATACAATAATATTATATCTGTTTTAAAAACGATATATGATCCTGAACTTCATATAAATATATATGAATTAGGTTTAATCTATGATATAGATATTATTAATAATGATAATAATAATGTAGATATAAAAATTACAATGACACTTACATCACCTAATTGTCCTATAGCTGATAGCTTTTTAACAGAAATAAAAAATAAAATTAACAATATTAATGGAATTAATAATGTTATTATAAATCTTATTTTTGAACCTAAATGGAATAAAGAAATGATGAGTGAAGAAGCTAAATTAGAATTAGGTTTGTTGTAA
- a CDS encoding insulinase family protein, whose protein sequence is MYLLSSSSILDIKTIKIYEYTLDNGLTVILHQDNTNPLIVVSMLYHVGSKNNYTCPGLSHCFEHLMFQKTKNIKHGEFFKYVSSNGGQTNAYTNKDFTFFYEMLPSNNLKLALWLESERMRNAIIDLESINAEKKIIQVERSMIYDNKPYLKIISEKLPYLLFKKHPYKYSIIGSSENINNFHNYDYKNFYKTYYVPNNAILTIAGDLNLEKVKYLINTYFETIPKGKTPQFNFIEENSIFKEIVHTYKDEFASIPAVIISYRTNAYQNINWDKNMSSLKDVLLLNFISKLLLNGESSFLRKKLIHNKKIASFINYSISILENYTILTIYAIGNKNVDLNKLTEVIDEEIENFKKNLSEKDIEKQINFCETNYLINNLYMLYRAQKLAENKFLFGKSNIDIISLYKSFTINDIKQVANKYLQINKRVRLHIKI, encoded by the coding sequence ATGTATTTATTATCCTCTTCATCTATTTTAGATATAAAAACAATAAAAATATATGAGTATACACTTGATAATGGATTAACTGTTATCTTACACCAAGATAACACAAATCCTTTAATAGTTGTATCAATGTTATATCATGTAGGTAGTAAAAATAATTATACTTGTCCAGGTTTATCTCATTGTTTTGAACATTTAATGTTTCAAAAAACTAAAAATATAAAACATGGAGAATTTTTTAAATATGTTTCCTCTAATGGAGGACAAACTAATGCATATACAAATAAAGATTTTACATTTTTTTATGAAATGTTACCTTCTAATAATTTAAAATTAGCATTATGGTTAGAATCTGAACGTATGAGAAATGCTATAATAGATTTAGAAAGTATTAATGCAGAAAAAAAAATAATTCAAGTAGAAAGATCTATGATATATGATAACAAACCTTATTTAAAAATAATTTCAGAAAAATTACCTTATTTGTTATTTAAAAAACATCCATATAAATATTCAATTATTGGTTCATCGGAAAATATTAATAATTTTCATAATTATGATTATAAAAATTTTTATAAAACATATTATGTTCCTAATAATGCAATTTTAACTATTGCAGGAGACTTAAATTTAGAAAAAGTTAAATATTTAATTAATACTTATTTTGAAACAATTCCTAAAGGAAAAACTCCACAATTTAATTTTATAGAAGAAAATTCAATTTTTAAAGAAATTGTACATACATATAAAGATGAATTTGCATCTATTCCTGCTGTTATTATTTCTTATAGAACAAATGCTTATCAAAATATTAATTGGGATAAAAATATGAGTTCATTAAAGGATGTTTTATTATTAAATTTTATTAGCAAATTATTATTAAATGGTGAAAGTTCTTTTTTAAGAAAGAAATTAATTCATAATAAAAAAATAGCTTCATTTATTAATTATAGTATTTCTATACTAGAAAATTACACAATATTAACAATATATGCTATAGGTAATAAAAATGTTGATTTAAATAAATTAACAGAAGTAATAGATGAAGAAATTGAAAATTTTAAAAAAAATTTATCTGAAAAAGACATTGAAAAACAAATAAATTTTTGTGAAACAAATTATTTAATAAATAATTTATATATGTTATATAGAGCTCAAAAATTAGCAGAAAATAAATTTTTATTTGGAAAATCAAATATTGATATAATATCATTATATAAATCTTTTACTATTAATGATATAAAACAAGTTGCTAATAAATATTTACAAATCAATAAACGTGTTCGTTTACATATTAAAATATAA
- a CDS encoding DUF3127 domain-containing protein gives MEIIGTIKKIFDVKTFNNGFKKRELIIKTEEQYPQNILIEFIQDKINILNMFKYGDKVKIYINIKGREWNNPEGITKYFNSIQGWKIEKFNFTEKEISNFKNKNEFDDLPF, from the coding sequence ATGGAAATAATCGGAACTATAAAAAAAATATTTGATGTAAAAACATTTAATAATGGATTTAAAAAAAGAGAATTAATTATAAAAACTGAAGAACAATATCCTCAAAATATTTTAATTGAATTTATTCAGGATAAAATTAATATATTAAATATGTTTAAATATGGTGATAAAGTAAAAATATACATAAATATTAAAGGAAGAGAATGGAATAATCCTGAAGGAATTACAAAATATTTTAATTCTATTCAAGGTTGGAAAATTGAAAAATTCAATTTTACTGAAAAAGAAATTTCAAATTTTAAAAATAAAAATGAATTTGATGATTTACCATTTTAA
- a CDS encoding trypsin-like peptidase domain-containing protein — MKIKKLFTKKTLISLLFIISIIFTSFSLYKTYKIKYAGYLTNDLKNDLKNDLKNDLKNDLKNDLKNDLKNDLKNDLTNDLNKNYKYSCQDDEYNKDDEYNKDDEYNKDDEYNKDDEYNKDDEYNKDDEYNKDDEYNKDDEYNKDDEYNKDDEYSSEYKSSDDIIDDKKDKIEDKKDKIEDKKDKIEDKKDKIEDKKDKIEDKKDKIEDKKDKIEDKKDKIDEKKENRPDFAKAVEKSINTIVNIKSIRSFNEEEEFYNEDEDDTEPFEPFHYFYMKNMKNGITEKEYKEYNKLYNKFNINNIDYNFFIKNDNFIYLNKKIKYLNKLIDNFNKKNYKKNNNDDNIYANASGVIISSNGYIITNNHVVESSEEIEVEFNNKTYQAEIIGIDPNIDIALLKIKAKNLPYIKFSNKKPKIGEWVLALGNPVGLKTTVTAGIISAVNRSLGILNDKKSPVECFIQTDAAINIGNSGGALIDEDGYLMGINTAISSRTGSYEGYSFAIPSNLVKKTINDIKKYGLVQRAFIGISTLDLSDEENVFFYKKYYKTLFNKEYVNKYKSGLAILQIYKNSAAEKSGLKIDDIIVNVDNNIISNMSDLSYILALKNPGDKIKLKIIRDDHYQIINLTLKNSDGNTKIKNLYKLTNQELLKIKLSELNNSNKKKLGINYGLIISYLNNEQLKSIGLEVGDIILSINDLKMKKSSDLDKVLKNKKGIFNIKWLNKSNIIKKEEIYIDLNQIKYIEFIE, encoded by the coding sequence GTGAAAATTAAAAAATTATTCACAAAAAAGACTTTAATATCATTATTATTTATTATATCAATAATATTTACCAGTTTTAGTTTGTATAAAACTTATAAAATTAAATATGCTGGTTATTTAACAAATGATTTAAAAAATGATTTAAAAAATGATTTAAAAAATGATTTAAAAAATGATTTAAAAAATGATTTAAAAAATGATTTAAAAAATGATTTAAAAAATGATTTAACAAATGATTTAAATAAAAATTATAAATATTCTTGTCAAGATGATGAATATAATAAAGATGATGAATATAATAAAGATGATGAATATAATAAAGATGATGAATATAATAAAGATGATGAATATAATAAAGATGATGAATATAATAAAGATGATGAATATAATAAAGATGATGAATATAATAAAGATGATGAATATAATAAAGATGATGAATATAATAAAGATGATGAATATTCATCTGAATATAAATCTTCTGATGATATAATTGATGATAAAAAAGATAAAATAGAAGATAAAAAAGATAAAATAGAAGATAAAAAAGATAAAATAGAAGATAAAAAAGATAAAATAGAAGATAAAAAAGATAAAATAGAAGATAAAAAAGATAAAATAGAAGATAAAAAAGATAAAATAGAAGATAAAAAAGATAAAATTGATGAGAAAAAAGAGAATAGACCTGATTTTGCTAAAGCAGTAGAAAAAAGCATTAATACTATAGTTAATATTAAATCTATTAGGTCTTTTAATGAAGAAGAAGAATTTTATAATGAAGATGAAGATGATACAGAGCCATTTGAGCCATTTCATTATTTCTATATGAAAAATATGAAAAATGGAATTACAGAAAAAGAATATAAAGAATATAATAAATTATATAATAAATTTAATATTAATAATATTGATTATAATTTTTTTATAAAAAATGATAATTTTATTTATTTAAATAAAAAAATTAAATATTTAAATAAATTAATTGATAATTTTAATAAAAAAAATTATAAAAAAAATAATAATGATGATAATATTTATGCTAATGCTTCAGGTGTTATAATATCATCTAATGGTTATATTATTACTAATAATCATGTTGTAGAAAGTTCTGAGGAAATAGAAGTAGAATTTAATAATAAAACTTATCAAGCTGAAATAATAGGTATAGATCCTAATATTGATATTGCACTTCTTAAAATTAAAGCCAAAAATTTACCTTATATAAAATTTTCTAATAAAAAACCAAAAATTGGTGAATGGGTATTAGCATTAGGAAATCCTGTAGGTTTAAAGACTACAGTAACTGCTGGAATAATTAGTGCAGTTAATAGATCTCTAGGAATATTAAATGATAAAAAATCACCAGTTGAATGTTTTATTCAAACAGATGCTGCAATAAATATTGGAAATAGTGGAGGAGCATTAATTGACGAAGATGGATATTTAATGGGTATAAATACTGCAATATCTTCAAGAACAGGAAGTTATGAAGGATATAGTTTTGCAATTCCATCTAATTTAGTTAAAAAAACTATTAATGATATTAAAAAATACGGTCTTGTACAAAGAGCATTTATAGGTATATCAACTTTAGATCTTTCTGATGAAGAAAATGTATTTTTTTATAAAAAATATTATAAAACCTTATTTAACAAGGAATATGTTAATAAATACAAATCAGGTCTTGCAATTTTACAAATTTATAAAAATAGTGCAGCAGAAAAATCAGGTCTTAAAATTGATGATATAATTGTAAATGTTGATAATAATATTATATCAAATATGTCAGATTTATCATATATTTTAGCTCTTAAAAATCCTGGTGATAAAATCAAATTAAAAATAATTCGTGATGATCATTATCAAATTATTAATTTAACATTAAAAAATAGTGATGGGAATACTAAAATTAAAAATTTATATAAATTAACTAATCAAGAATTATTAAAAATAAAATTATCAGAATTAAATAATTCTAATAAAAAGAAATTAGGAATTAATTATGGACTTATAATTTCATATTTGAATAATGAACAATTAAAATCTATTGGATTAGAAGTTGGTGATATTATACTTTCCATAAATGATTTAAAAATGAAAAAAAGTAGTGATTTAGATAAAGTATTAAAAAATAAGAAAGGTATTTTTAATATTAAATGGTTAAATAAATCTAATATTATTAAAAAAGAAGAAATTTATATTGATTTAAATCAAATCAAATATATAGAATTTATAGAATAA
- a CDS encoding UDP-N-acetylmuramoyl-L-alanyl-D-glutamate--2,6-diaminopimelate ligase produces the protein MKLLKDLLQKVSIKEIKGIITKKVKKLCINHLNVVDNSIFAAICGNKFDGHNFIINAIKKGANTIICEKFPNEINKNITYILVNNTSEAIGIISSNFFDNPSEKINIIGITGTDGKTTIASMLYELFKKLGEKVALISTINIKIINYKFLTKNTTPDVITINHILYLAIKKGCKYAFIEVSSHGIFQKRIFGLNFKLGIFTNITHDHINYHKNFNNYFLIKKLFFDSLSKKSFALINADDKYSSIILKNSNANKYSYALKNNKSTYKAKIIKKNFSYTELLLNNNFLKTKLIGEYNTYNLLAIYGTANLLLKINEDKIIKIMSTLRPIKGRFEQFLYKKIRIIIDYAHTPNAISNVLETIQELKNNNNKLICVIGCGGNRDIEKRPIMASIAYNKSDLVILTSDNPREENPQNIINDMMKNLKIKNFKKKLFSIIDRKKAIENAIFFSKKGDIILIAGKGHEKYQEINGKRYYFNEKKLSKKFLKKIKK, from the coding sequence ATGAAATTATTAAAAGATCTTTTACAAAAAGTTTCAATAAAAGAAATAAAAGGAATAATAACAAAAAAAGTTAAAAAATTATGTATTAATCATTTAAATGTTGTTGATAATTCTATTTTTGCAGCTATATGTGGTAATAAATTTGATGGTCATAATTTTATTATAAATGCTATTAAAAAAGGAGCAAATACTATAATTTGTGAAAAATTTCCTAATGAAATTAATAAGAATATTACTTATATATTAGTAAATAATACATCAGAAGCTATAGGAATTATAAGTTCAAATTTTTTTGATAATCCTTCAGAAAAAATAAATATAATAGGTATTACAGGTACTGATGGTAAAACAACTATTGCTAGTATGCTTTATGAATTATTTAAAAAATTAGGAGAAAAAGTAGCTTTAATATCTACTATTAATATAAAAATTATTAATTATAAATTTTTAACTAAAAATACTACACCTGATGTAATTACTATTAATCATATTTTATATCTCGCAATAAAAAAAGGTTGTAAATATGCATTTATAGAAGTAAGTTCTCATGGTATTTTTCAAAAACGTATTTTTGGGTTAAATTTCAAATTAGGAATATTTACTAATATTACACATGATCATATTAATTATCATAAAAACTTTAATAATTATTTTTTAATTAAAAAATTATTTTTTGATTCTTTATCTAAAAAATCTTTTGCATTAATCAATGCAGATGATAAATATTCTTCAATCATATTAAAAAATAGTAATGCTAATAAATATAGTTATGCTTTAAAAAATAATAAATCTACTTATAAAGCCAAAATAATTAAAAAAAATTTTTCATACACTGAATTATTATTGAATAATAATTTTTTAAAAACTAAATTAATTGGAGAATATAATACATATAATTTATTGGCAATATATGGAACTGCTAATTTATTATTAAAAATAAATGAAGATAAAATAATAAAAATTATGAGTACTTTAAGGCCTATTAAAGGTCGATTTGAACAATTTTTATACAAAAAAATTCGTATAATTATTGATTATGCTCATACACCCAATGCTATTTCTAATGTCTTAGAAACAATACAAGAATTAAAAAATAATAATAACAAATTAATTTGTGTTATTGGATGTGGAGGTAATAGAGATATAGAAAAACGTCCAATAATGGCAAGTATTGCATATAATAAATCAGATTTAGTGATTTTAACATCAGATAATCCTAGAGAAGAAAATCCCCAAAATATTATTAATGATATGATGAAAAATTTAAAAATTAAAAATTTTAAAAAAAAATTATTTAGCATAATAGATAGAAAAAAAGCTATTGAAAATGCTATTTTTTTTTCAAAAAAAGGAGACATTATTTTAATTGCAGGTAAAGGACATGAAAAATATCAAGAAATAAATGGAAAACGTTATTATTTTAATGAAAAAAAATTATCTAAAAAATTTTTAAAAAAAATAAAAAAATGA
- a CDS encoding insulinase family protein, producing the protein MSSKIDINKVPTSDPLPKISIKNIKSFKLDNGLKVFLIENKFPLIQIGLTFDIEPIKENKIGIKHIMKDMFMAGTENYTKEELYETLEYLGSNIDISESCIYMSVLSKHIELSIKILSDIIIKPKLNSVQELNNSINKLIIYLNSKNKDINYIITNVIGNKLFYGNNHPYGKIVSEKSLKKITINDIKLFYNTYYKPNVASITFMGSISIEQVEFLVKKYFSLWQKGIKLNKNYTFPKHYELEIDLININSAKKAFIYMGNPLSLDTRNKDYLAAKMVNNILGVGPNSRLFMNIREYKNYAYYISSNIIIHDTKTSFRIVSQINLNTINDTINLIIKELNNITTYYVSDKELENNKKEEIGNFIMNLEDPITYSNFVINKNKFTKNFFKNYIINIESLTKEEILETAKKYFSINNFRIIIISNNYKNNFNIKEYPIYLYNPNGDLIKKLN; encoded by the coding sequence ATGAGTTCAAAAATAGATATTAACAAAGTTCCTACATCAGATCCACTACCTAAAATTAGTATTAAAAATATTAAAAGTTTTAAATTAGATAATGGATTAAAAGTTTTTTTAATTGAAAATAAATTTCCATTAATTCAAATAGGATTAACATTTGATATTGAACCTATAAAAGAAAATAAAATTGGAATAAAACATATAATGAAAGATATGTTTATGGCAGGTACAGAAAATTATACAAAAGAAGAATTATATGAAACTTTAGAATATTTAGGATCTAATATAGATATATCAGAATCATGTATATATATGTCAGTATTAAGTAAACATATTGAACTATCTATAAAAATATTAAGTGATATTATAATAAAACCAAAGTTAAATTCTGTTCAAGAATTAAACAATTCAATAAATAAATTGATTATTTATTTAAATTCAAAAAATAAAGATATTAATTATATAATAACCAATGTTATTGGTAACAAATTATTTTATGGCAATAATCATCCTTATGGAAAAATTGTATCAGAAAAATCTCTAAAAAAAATTACAATTAATGATATTAAATTATTTTATAATACTTATTATAAACCTAATGTTGCTAGTATAACTTTTATGGGTTCTATTTCAATAGAACAAGTGGAATTTTTAGTTAAAAAATATTTTTCATTATGGCAAAAAGGTATTAAACTTAATAAAAATTATACTTTTCCAAAACACTATGAATTAGAAATTGATTTAATTAATATTAATTCAGCTAAAAAAGCATTTATTTATATGGGAAATCCATTATCCTTAGATACAAGAAATAAAGATTATTTAGCTGCTAAAATGGTAAATAACATATTAGGTGTAGGTCCTAATTCACGTTTATTTATGAATATTCGTGAATATAAAAATTATGCTTACTATATTAGTTCAAATATTATAATTCATGACACTAAAACAAGTTTTAGAATAGTATCTCAAATAAATTTAAATACTATAAATGATACAATTAATTTAATTATAAAAGAATTAAATAATATAACAACATATTATGTTTCTGATAAAGAATTAGAAAATAATAAAAAAGAAGAAATTGGTAATTTTATTATGAATTTAGAAGATCCTATTACTTATAGTAATTTTGTTATTAACAAAAATAAATTTACTAAAAATTTTTTCAAAAATTATATAATAAATATAGAATCTTTAACTAAAGAAGAAATATTAGAAACAGCTAAAAAATATTTTTCAATAAATAATTTTAGAATTATTATTATAAGTAATAATTATAAAAATAATTTCAATATTAAAGAATATCCTATTTATTTGTATAATCCAAATGGAGATTTAATTAAAAAATTAAATTAA
- the dapF gene encoding diaminopimelate epimerase produces MKLKFFKYQGTGNDFILIDARNLKFDFNVKLLCNRKFGIGADGLILIKNDKNSQFYMKYYNSDGKESTMCGNGGRCAVAFSKYLGIINNNKAYFRALDGNHIAYIKNNFISLKMIDVTSIKINTNHVFLNTGSPHHIIFIKNINNINVYSLGKEIRFKEPYKKNGVNVNFVEVFKNFLKVRTYERGVENETLSCGTGAVASAIAAFELGKIVNNKILIHTLGGKIFVKFFKYKDYSYKRIWIKGPYKFIYYGYIDTDSLKYELNSF; encoded by the coding sequence ATGAAATTGAAATTTTTTAAATATCAAGGAACTGGAAATGATTTTATTTTAATTGATGCCAGAAACTTAAAATTTGATTTTAATGTAAAATTATTATGTAATAGAAAATTTGGAATAGGTGCTGATGGATTAATTTTAATTAAAAATGATAAAAACAGTCAATTTTATATGAAATATTATAATTCTGATGGAAAAGAAAGTACTATGTGTGGTAATGGAGGACGATGTGCAGTGGCATTTTCAAAATATTTAGGAATTATTAATAATAATAAAGCATATTTTAGAGCATTAGATGGAAATCATATTGCATATATAAAAAACAATTTCATTTCATTAAAAATGATAGATGTTACATCTATAAAGATTAATACAAATCATGTATTTTTAAATACTGGATCTCCACATCATATTATATTTATAAAAAATATTAATAATATTAATGTCTATTCTTTAGGTAAAGAAATTAGATTTAAAGAACCTTATAAAAAAAATGGAGTAAATGTTAACTTTGTAGAAGTTTTCAAAAATTTTTTAAAAGTTAGAACATATGAACGAGGAGTAGAAAATGAAACTTTATCTTGTGGAACTGGTGCAGTAGCATCAGCTATAGCTGCATTTGAATTAGGAAAAATAGTTAATAATAAAATATTAATACATACTTTAGGAGGAAAAATATTTGTTAAATTTTTTAAATATAAAGATTATTCTTATAAAAGAATTTGGATTAAAGGTCCTTATAAATTTATTTATTATGGATACATTGATACAGATTCATTGAAATATGAATTAAATTCATTTTAA